In Candidatus Syntrophoarchaeum caldarius, one DNA window encodes the following:
- a CDS encoding FAD-dependent pyridine nucleotide-disulfide oxidoreductase — translation MKRVLIVGAGSGGTIAANTLSAQLKKEIKRNEVEITVLDDRGKHIYQPGYLHVAFKGADPEKIVKDEHELLNPAVNFQIDAARHIDLNEREIKTEKGKTLSYDYLILSTGCRTNPDLIPGLSGENYDFHTSPEASYRTWKAISEFKGGDIVMGITTLPHMCPPSPNESVFLADEFFRKKGIRDRVDITFITPYPRVYPAEAISECIEPLFEERDIRVETFFNIDSIDPEAGKIFSMEGDEIDYDLISLIPPHEGSPVIFDSEIGDEEGWIEADRFTMLVQNFDDAFAIGDCTAIPISKSGVVAHLQAHTVSATIADGIRGIGGVYRYNGRINCPLEIGDGKCTFVVSDYEEPIKKIEPSRIGYLQKWMIGKGYWKMLKGGLDIPMKFYFGETCCKQQEY, via the coding sequence ATGAAACGAGTTCTGATTGTTGGGGCAGGATCTGGCGGTACAATTGCTGCAAACACGCTATCAGCGCAGTTGAAAAAGGAAATAAAGCGGAATGAAGTGGAAATTACGGTGCTGGATGACCGTGGGAAGCACATCTATCAGCCCGGCTATCTTCACGTTGCTTTTAAAGGAGCAGACCCTGAGAAAATCGTAAAGGACGAGCATGAACTCCTGAACCCTGCTGTCAACTTTCAGATCGATGCTGCGCGACACATTGACCTCAATGAAAGAGAGATCAAGACAGAGAAGGGTAAAACACTCTCTTACGACTATCTGATACTCTCGACAGGCTGCAGAACAAATCCTGATCTTATACCTGGACTATCCGGTGAGAACTACGACTTCCATACATCCCCTGAAGCCTCATACAGGACCTGGAAGGCTATAAGCGAGTTCAAAGGTGGAGATATTGTCATGGGAATTACAACACTCCCTCACATGTGTCCACCATCTCCAAACGAGTCGGTATTCCTTGCAGATGAGTTCTTCAGGAAGAAGGGAATACGGGACAGGGTGGATATTACATTCATAACACCCTACCCAAGGGTTTATCCAGCAGAGGCTATAAGCGAGTGTATCGAGCCACTCTTTGAAGAGAGAGATATCAGGGTTGAGACGTTCTTCAATATCGACTCGATTGACCCAGAAGCAGGTAAGATCTTCTCGATGGAAGGTGATGAGATCGATTATGATCTTATATCACTCATTCCACCACACGAAGGCAGTCCTGTTATCTTTGATTCAGAGATAGGTGACGAAGAGGGCTGGATTGAGGCAGATCGTTTCACAATGCTTGTTCAGAACTTTGACGATGCTTTTGCGATCGGCGACTGTACAGCGATTCCAATATCAAAGTCAGGGGTTGTAGCTCATCTCCAGGCACACACCGTCTCTGCAACAATTGCAGATGGTATCAGAGGGATTGGAGGCGTTTACAGGTACAACGGTAGAATAAACTGCCCGCTTGAGATCGGTGATGGAAAGTGCACGTTCGTAGTGAGCGATTATGAGGAGCCGATAAAAAAGATCGAACCGTCTCGTATCGGGTACCTCCAGAAGTGGATGATCGGAAAGGGCTACTGGAAGATGCTGAAGGGTGGGCTCGATATACCGATGAAGTTCTACTTTGGTGAGACATGTTGCAAGCAGCAGGAGTATTAA
- a CDS encoding FAD-dependent pyridine nucleotide-disulfide oxidoreductase — MVKVVVIGCAGTGGPAAMMLKKLNPEVDLTLIREEENFLTRCAVPYIAVGDATVEASVKGDEMFHKAGTKLVDSKAVKIDREKKTVTTADGGTYPYDKLVLATGGVPVKPPIPGVDLEGVFTVRTSRDATNILERLKAKGDRGVVVIGAGAVGLEMATLIAKSGYRTAVVEALDHILAVSFDPDMITELEEYLESKDIELKLNTMAERIIGEEEVEGIELSDGSRIDAGMVILSVGVRANTELAIDCGLEVGKFGVKVNEYLQTSDPDIYAGGDLIEYENLITGEIMPGQIRPNAVIGGRIIAKNILGYKIKFPRLLNSFTTKLLERSVAGVGLTEKAAKKAGIDTVTGKFSTASMHSMMPEKKPYTLKLIFDRATKRVIGGQLVGESDCMVKVIDTVALAIRCGMTALDLTTFRAAGQPELSPEPSAEPISMASEAVFTELYPLP; from the coding sequence ATGGTAAAAGTTGTTGTGATTGGATGTGCTGGCACAGGTGGGCCAGCTGCTATGATGTTGAAGAAGCTGAATCCAGAAGTGGATCTTACGCTGATTCGCGAGGAAGAGAACTTTCTGACAAGGTGTGCGGTTCCGTACATCGCTGTCGGTGATGCTACCGTCGAGGCATCGGTGAAAGGCGATGAAATGTTTCACAAAGCTGGAACGAAGCTCGTTGATAGTAAAGCGGTTAAGATAGATCGCGAGAAGAAGACCGTTACAACTGCAGACGGTGGGACCTACCCCTATGACAAGCTCGTTCTTGCAACAGGTGGTGTCCCTGTGAAGCCCCCCATACCAGGAGTCGATCTTGAAGGTGTATTCACGGTTAGAACAAGCAGGGACGCGACAAATATCCTTGAGCGATTGAAGGCAAAAGGGGATCGTGGAGTGGTTGTGATTGGTGCAGGCGCAGTTGGTCTTGAGATGGCAACACTCATCGCAAAAAGCGGCTACAGGACAGCCGTCGTTGAAGCACTTGATCACATACTTGCGGTGAGCTTCGATCCTGATATGATAACTGAACTCGAAGAATATCTTGAATCAAAAGATATCGAGTTGAAGCTGAATACAATGGCAGAACGGATCATCGGCGAAGAGGAGGTTGAGGGTATTGAGTTATCGGATGGGAGCAGAATCGATGCTGGAATGGTGATACTATCTGTTGGTGTACGGGCAAATACCGAGCTTGCCATAGATTGCGGGCTTGAGGTGGGTAAGTTCGGCGTTAAGGTGAATGAGTATCTCCAGACATCTGATCCTGATATATATGCAGGAGGCGACCTGATCGAGTACGAGAACCTTATCACAGGTGAGATTATGCCAGGGCAGATCAGACCCAATGCCGTTATCGGAGGGCGCATCATCGCAAAGAATATACTTGGATATAAGATCAAATTTCCGCGACTTCTAAACAGTTTCACGACAAAGCTTCTCGAAAGGTCGGTAGCTGGTGTTGGACTGACAGAAAAAGCAGCAAAGAAGGCAGGGATCGATACTGTCACAGGTAAGTTTTCAACCGCGAGCATGCACTCGATGATGCCAGAAAAGAAACCATACACCCTTAAACTGATCTTTGACAGGGCGACAAAGCGGGTTATAGGTGGACAGCTTGTGGGCGAATCTGACTGTATGGTGAAGGTGATCGATACGGTCGCACTCGCAATAAGGTGTGGGATGACAGCACTTGATTTGACGACGTTCAGAGCAGCAGGTCAACCAGAACTATCACCAGAGCCGAGCGCTGAACCGATCTCGATGGCGTCAGAGGCGGTATTTACAGAGCTTTACCCACTACCGTGA
- a CDS encoding pyridine nucleotide-disulfide oxidoreductase produces MDEHVSDNASIIVFSGDLDKILAAFVIATGAASMGMEVTMYFTFWGLSAIRKPDGKSKGKGLMDRLFGMMIPKGPAKLKLSQMHMCGMGTSMMRSVMRKKNVPSIEDMIKDASDLGIRIVACSMAMDVMGLKREELLDEVDEVTGVASFIAEAEKAHITLFV; encoded by the coding sequence ATGGATGAACATGTGAGTGACAATGCATCTATCATTGTATTCAGCGGTGATCTGGACAAGATCCTTGCCGCGTTTGTGATAGCAACCGGTGCAGCATCGATGGGCATGGAGGTTACGATGTACTTTACATTCTGGGGACTGAGTGCAATCAGAAAGCCAGATGGAAAGAGTAAGGGCAAAGGATTGATGGACAGGCTCTTCGGGATGATGATCCCAAAGGGACCGGCGAAGCTAAAACTGTCGCAGATGCATATGTGTGGGATGGGAACATCGATGATGCGAAGTGTGATGCGGAAGAAGAACGTGCCATCGATCGAGGATATGATAAAGGATGCATCCGATCTCGGGATCAGGATCGTTGCCTGCTCAATGGCGATGGATGTGATGGGATTGAAACGCGAGGAACTCCTTGATGAGGTTGATGAGGTCACAGGTGTTGCAAGTTTCATAGCCGAGGCAGAGAAGGCGCATATCACGCTGTTTGTATAG
- a CDS encoding pleiotropic regulatory protein DegT, translating into MKIRLGGVKKMIETKTIEKMTLHVKNVEPARNIPIARPVITEEEIGAVVDVLRSGMLAQGRVVCEFEEKFADYTGVKHAIAVANGTIALDVALKALGIKEGDEVITTPFTFIATANTILYQGARPVFADIDDKTFNIDPSDILDKITPKTKAITGVHLFGHPFDIRAIQEICEDYNLLLIEDCAQAHGAEYRGVKVGSYGSVGCFSFYPTKNMTTGEGGIITTDDDEIARICRLLRNHGQDEKYLHTMLGYNYRMTDIQAAIGIVQLEKVDELNQKRIENATYLNKYIKRSGITLPVRNNNVKHVYHQYAITINEEDGFSSSREELMADLRKNGVGSAIHYPLPIHRQPLYRDLGYTEKDVICPVADQVATKILSLPVHPALTKEDLKIIAETVNHGGVN; encoded by the coding sequence ATGAAGATTAGACTTGGTGGGGTCAAAAAGATGATCGAAACTAAAACCATAGAAAAGATGACGCTACATGTAAAAAACGTTGAACCAGCGAGAAATATACCAATCGCAAGACCAGTTATAACAGAAGAAGAGATAGGTGCAGTCGTTGATGTGCTAAGATCAGGCATGCTCGCACAGGGGAGGGTTGTTTGCGAGTTTGAAGAAAAATTTGCTGATTACACAGGTGTTAAACATGCAATAGCTGTTGCTAACGGCACCATCGCACTGGATGTAGCACTCAAGGCACTCGGCATCAAAGAAGGAGACGAGGTGATCACAACACCATTCACATTCATAGCCACGGCAAACACGATTCTATATCAGGGAGCACGACCAGTCTTTGCAGACATCGATGATAAAACCTTCAACATCGATCCATCAGACATTCTGGACAAAATAACGCCAAAAACAAAGGCAATAACAGGAGTGCACCTCTTCGGTCATCCATTTGATATTAGGGCGATCCAGGAGATCTGTGAAGATTATAATCTGCTCCTGATCGAGGACTGCGCACAGGCACATGGTGCCGAGTATCGAGGCGTGAAAGTAGGAAGTTATGGATCGGTGGGTTGTTTCTCGTTCTATCCAACAAAGAACATGACAACCGGTGAGGGGGGAATCATAACAACCGACGATGACGAAATTGCAAGGATATGCAGGCTACTCCGAAATCATGGACAGGATGAGAAGTATCTTCACACAATGCTCGGCTACAACTACAGAATGACTGATATACAGGCTGCAATCGGTATCGTACAGCTTGAAAAGGTGGATGAGCTTAACCAGAAAAGGATCGAGAATGCAACGTACCTCAACAAATATATAAAGCGATCAGGAATTACACTCCCGGTGAGAAATAACAATGTGAAACACGTCTATCATCAGTATGCAATCACAATCAACGAAGAAGATGGATTTTCATCATCAAGAGAAGAACTTATGGCTGATTTAAGGAAGAACGGAGTTGGATCTGCCATCCACTATCCGTTACCTATCCACAGACAACCCCTGTACAGGGATCTGGGCTACACAGAGAAAGATGTTATCTGTCCTGTTGCAGATCAGGTCGCTACAAAGATACTGAGCCTCCCGGTTCATCCCGCGCTAACAAAAGAGGATCTTAAGATCATTGCAGAAACCGTCAACCATGGAGGTGTTAATTGA
- a CDS encoding oxidoreductase domain-containing protein: MEVLIDMNVGVIGAGSMGKNHVRVYSELKDVEEVYVYDPDAAKIRAVEKYGITACDSMDQLLKQVDLVSICVPTKYHYSVAKSVIEKGISCLIEKPLTLTVEEGEKLLQLLGNGNNGVVVGVGHIERFNPMIGVIKKMIKEPLYVDIRRHNPASDRITDASIVEDLMIHDIDIVFNVLFDGEYEIASAGNGDLCTTLIRFGSSVVSISASRRAAKKIRSIYIEEEDFTIEGDFMNQEVYVYRKPSEYGIENGGRYRQENIIEKVMVNKIEPLKEELKAFITCVKRGEAFTITPSQALKDLKICAKINKLNAVL, encoded by the coding sequence ATGGAGGTGTTAATTGATATGAATGTCGGTGTAATCGGTGCAGGGAGCATGGGAAAGAATCACGTTAGGGTCTATTCAGAACTTAAAGATGTTGAAGAGGTCTACGTCTATGACCCTGATGCAGCAAAGATAAGAGCAGTGGAAAAGTATGGCATAACTGCCTGTGACTCGATGGATCAGCTTCTGAAGCAGGTCGATCTGGTGAGTATCTGTGTTCCAACAAAATACCATTACAGCGTGGCTAAAAGCGTAATCGAGAAAGGTATATCCTGCCTTATCGAGAAACCACTCACATTAACAGTGGAAGAAGGAGAAAAACTCTTGCAATTACTGGGTAATGGCAACAACGGCGTAGTCGTTGGGGTTGGGCACATCGAACGGTTCAATCCAATGATCGGCGTGATCAAGAAGATGATCAAAGAGCCCCTCTATGTTGACATAAGGCGACATAACCCGGCATCTGATAGGATAACAGACGCATCGATCGTTGAGGACCTGATGATCCATGATATCGATATCGTATTCAATGTTCTGTTTGACGGTGAGTACGAGATTGCAAGTGCGGGAAACGGTGATCTATGCACAACACTGATCAGGTTTGGCTCATCTGTTGTCTCCATATCGGCATCGCGACGTGCTGCAAAGAAGATCAGATCAATATATATCGAGGAGGAGGATTTCACGATCGAGGGGGACTTCATGAATCAGGAAGTGTATGTATACAGAAAACCTTCAGAGTATGGTATCGAGAATGGCGGAAGATACCGTCAGGAAAATATCATTGAAAAGGTGATGGTGAACAAGATAGAACCACTGAAAGAAGAATTGAAAGCGTTTATTACGTGCGTCAAGCGTGGCGAAGCATTTACAATAACCCCAAGTCAGGCACTGAAAGACTTAAAAATATGTGCGAAGATAAATAAATTGAATGCAGTTCTTTAA
- a CDS encoding serine acetyltransferase — translation MESENIGEGTKIWHFVHVREGARIGRDCIVGKSAYIDLDVEIGDRVKIQNFVSIYKGVKIEDGVFIGPSVTFTNDLYPRADAWGEDMITHTLVKRGASIGANSTVICGVTIGEYAMVGAGSVVTRDVPSFTLVYGNPARIRGRVNKEGLKV, via the coding sequence GTGGAGAGCGAAAATATTGGTGAGGGGACAAAAATCTGGCACTTTGTCCATGTGAGAGAAGGGGCGAGGATTGGGCGTGATTGCATTGTGGGGAAGAGTGCGTATATCGATCTGGATGTTGAGATAGGAGATCGCGTAAAGATCCAGAACTTCGTTTCGATCTATAAAGGTGTAAAGATAGAAGACGGTGTCTTTATCGGGCCTTCTGTAACATTCACAAATGATCTCTATCCAAGAGCAGATGCATGGGGGGAGGATATGATAACCCATACCCTGGTCAAGCGTGGCGCATCGATCGGTGCTAACTCGACAGTTATCTGTGGTGTCACGATCGGTGAGTATGCGATGGTTGGGGCGGGTTCTGTTGTGACACGTGATGTCCCATCATTTACACTTGTATATGGGAACCCAGCCAGGATACGGGGGCGTGTCAACAAAGAGGGGTTGAAGGTATGA